In Spirosoma aureum, a single genomic region encodes these proteins:
- the acs gene encoding acetate--CoA ligase — translation MRIRTFDEYKTAYQKSVEDPEAFWAEVAQNFQWRKPWTKTLQWNFTEPNVKWFIGGKLNITENCLDRHLAERGDQPAIIWEPNDPNEAGVTLTYRMLHDQVCRFANVLKRNGVVKGDRVCIYMPMVPELAISVLACARIGAIHSVVFGGFSAQSIADRINDAQCKVVITADGAYRGNKEIPLKSTVDDALIGCPSVEKVIVLTRTRTPVSMLKGRDVWWEQELKQVTADCPAEEMDAEDMLFILYTSGSTGKPKGVVHTCGGYMVYAAYTFQNVFQYEGAGDTAAQVFFCTADIGWITGHSYIVYGPLASGATSLIFEGVPTYPDCGRFWDITDKHKVNILYTAPTAIRSLMGFGLEKVENHDLSSLQVLGSVGEPINEEAWHWYDDNIGKNRCPIVDTWWQTETGGILISPLAGITKTKPTFATLPLPGIQPILVDENGKEIEGNGVSGNLCMKFPWPGILRTTYGDHERCRQTYFATYPGLYFTGDGCLRDEDGYYRITGRVDDVLNVSGHRIGTAEVENAINMHTGVVESAVVGYPHDIKGQGIYAYVITDQMPADHDADLTKRDILATVSRVIGPIAKPDKIQFVAGLPKTRSGKIMRRILRKIAEGDTGNLGDTSTLLDPAVVDEIRAGAV, via the coding sequence ATGCGTATCCGAACCTTTGACGAATACAAAACTGCATACCAAAAAAGTGTCGAAGATCCCGAGGCCTTCTGGGCTGAGGTTGCTCAGAATTTTCAATGGCGCAAACCCTGGACCAAAACGCTGCAATGGAACTTCACCGAACCAAACGTCAAGTGGTTTATTGGCGGAAAACTCAACATTACGGAAAACTGTCTTGACCGACACCTTGCTGAACGGGGCGACCAGCCAGCTATCATCTGGGAACCTAATGATCCAAATGAGGCTGGGGTAACGCTAACGTACCGGATGCTTCATGATCAGGTTTGTCGGTTTGCCAATGTGTTGAAACGGAATGGCGTCGTTAAAGGCGATCGTGTCTGTATTTACATGCCCATGGTGCCCGAACTGGCCATTTCTGTATTGGCCTGTGCTCGTATTGGTGCCATTCATTCGGTCGTTTTCGGAGGGTTCTCAGCCCAGAGTATTGCCGATCGGATCAATGACGCCCAATGCAAAGTGGTTATCACAGCCGACGGTGCGTATCGTGGCAACAAGGAAATTCCACTGAAAAGTACCGTCGACGATGCGCTGATCGGTTGCCCAAGCGTTGAGAAAGTAATTGTGCTGACTCGTACCCGCACACCGGTTTCGATGCTGAAAGGCCGCGATGTATGGTGGGAACAGGAGCTCAAACAGGTCACTGCCGACTGCCCGGCCGAAGAAATGGATGCCGAAGACATGCTGTTCATTCTCTACACGTCCGGCTCTACGGGTAAACCGAAAGGCGTTGTTCACACCTGTGGAGGATACATGGTCTATGCAGCCTATACGTTCCAGAATGTATTTCAGTATGAAGGAGCCGGGGACACGGCTGCCCAGGTATTTTTCTGTACGGCTGACATCGGCTGGATTACCGGGCATAGTTATATCGTCTATGGTCCGCTAGCTTCCGGAGCAACCTCGCTCATTTTTGAAGGTGTACCCACCTACCCTGATTGCGGTCGATTCTGGGACATTACGGACAAGCACAAAGTCAATATTCTCTATACGGCTCCTACGGCGATTCGCTCACTGATGGGATTTGGTCTGGAAAAAGTCGAAAATCATGACCTGAGCAGTTTGCAGGTATTGGGTTCCGTAGGTGAGCCCATTAACGAAGAAGCCTGGCACTGGTACGATGACAATATTGGCAAGAATCGCTGCCCGATTGTCGATACGTGGTGGCAAACCGAAACCGGTGGCATTCTGATTTCGCCACTGGCTGGTATAACCAAAACCAAACCAACCTTTGCGACACTACCATTGCCAGGTATTCAGCCGATTCTGGTGGACGAGAACGGTAAGGAAATCGAGGGCAATGGCGTAAGCGGAAATCTGTGCATGAAGTTTCCCTGGCCGGGTATTCTGCGAACCACGTATGGTGATCACGAACGATGCCGTCAAACGTACTTTGCGACCTATCCGGGTCTGTATTTTACTGGCGATGGTTGCCTTCGCGACGAAGACGGCTATTATCGCATTACGGGTCGGGTTGATGATGTACTGAATGTATCGGGGCATCGCATCGGTACGGCAGAGGTCGAGAACGCAATCAACATGCACACAGGCGTGGTAGAGAGCGCAGTGGTCGGTTACCCGCACGATATCAAAGGTCAGGGAATTTACGCCTATGTGATCACCGATCAAATGCCAGCCGACCATGACGCCGACCTGACCAAACGAGACATTCTGGCAACCGTAAGCCGGGTTATTGGTCCCATTGCTAAACCCGATAAAATTCAGTTCGTTGCGGGCCTACCCAAAACACGTTCCGGCAAGATCATGCGCCGGATTCTGCGCAAAATCGCCGAAGGCGATACTGGCAACCTGGGCGATACATCGACGCTCCTCGACCCGGCTGTGGTTGATGAGATCAGGGCGGGAGCAGTCTAA
- a CDS encoding DUF6814 family protein — protein MDAIKKYLGIVWILLGVYAGYDRITDSLTKIASDKLEDRVFGWVVLCVLVPIVVGGLILFGTYAWQEEYDE, from the coding sequence ATGGATGCAATCAAAAAATACCTGGGTATAGTCTGGATTCTTCTTGGCGTGTATGCAGGCTACGACCGAATCACCGACAGTCTGACAAAAATCGCCAGCGACAAACTTGAAGACCGGGTTTTCGGCTGGGTGGTACTCTGTGTGCTCGTACCCATTGTCGTTGGCGGGCTAATTCTATTTGGCACGTATGCCTGGCAAGAGGAATACGACGAATAA
- a CDS encoding MFS transporter, giving the protein MTGKKAKVQQAVSKRTLFSVISASSVGTLIEWYDFYIFGSLAAILSSQFFPKDNPTAALLSTLATFAAGFVVRPFGALVFGRLGDLVGRKYTFLVTLVLMGGSTFAIGLIPGYATIGFWAPLLVLLLRLIQGLALGGEYGGAATYVAEYAPENQRGYYTSFIQTTATLGLFVSLGVILITRESLGVEAFADWGWRVPFILSILLVGVSIIIRMRMAESPLFSKLKTEGKISKNPLAESFGKKQNLKMVLLALFGATAGQGVIWYTGQFYALSFIQKACNVEFVQSNVIVAVALLGATPFFVIFGGLSDRIGRKNIMLAGMLLGVLTYRPIYDKMYSLTDLTTRQELSDAQTISRKLAKQPNGDLLTTSTKSHFYSDGLIAKDIEKTIATSKAPNSPSKPELTKAVVLPSRSFWLMIFLVFIQVLYVTMVYGPIAAFLVELFPTRIRYTSMSLPYHIGNGIFGGLTPFIATALVATATKANEVAPGSVDKPYLEGLWYPILVAGVCFVIGLLYLNNKRYTTADD; this is encoded by the coding sequence ATGACCGGCAAAAAAGCCAAAGTCCAGCAGGCAGTTTCGAAGCGAACTCTATTTAGTGTCATTTCGGCCTCATCGGTCGGTACGCTCATCGAATGGTACGATTTTTACATTTTCGGCAGCCTGGCCGCTATTCTGTCGTCACAGTTTTTTCCGAAAGATAATCCGACAGCGGCTCTGCTATCGACACTGGCAACCTTTGCGGCCGGATTCGTTGTGCGGCCATTCGGTGCACTTGTTTTCGGGCGATTAGGTGATCTGGTCGGTCGGAAATATACGTTCCTGGTAACACTCGTCCTGATGGGTGGCTCCACGTTCGCCATCGGGCTCATTCCTGGCTACGCAACGATTGGCTTCTGGGCTCCCCTTCTGGTGCTATTGCTCCGGCTGATTCAGGGACTGGCGCTGGGGGGTGAATATGGTGGTGCCGCTACATATGTGGCCGAATATGCACCCGAAAATCAACGGGGTTATTATACGAGTTTTATCCAGACAACTGCTACGCTGGGCCTTTTCGTGTCGCTGGGGGTTATTCTGATCACCCGCGAATCACTGGGTGTCGAAGCGTTTGCCGACTGGGGCTGGCGGGTGCCTTTTATCTTGTCTATTCTGTTAGTCGGCGTTTCGATTATCATTCGAATGCGCATGGCCGAATCGCCCTTGTTTTCGAAATTAAAGACAGAAGGCAAAATCTCGAAAAATCCGCTGGCCGAAAGCTTCGGTAAGAAACAAAACCTCAAAATGGTACTGCTTGCGCTATTTGGGGCAACGGCAGGTCAGGGTGTAATCTGGTATACGGGGCAGTTCTACGCCCTGTCATTTATCCAGAAAGCCTGTAACGTTGAGTTTGTTCAGTCCAATGTTATTGTCGCTGTAGCCTTGCTGGGCGCAACGCCATTTTTCGTTATTTTCGGAGGATTGTCGGATCGGATCGGACGCAAGAACATCATGCTGGCGGGTATGTTACTAGGGGTCCTCACCTATCGCCCGATCTACGATAAAATGTACAGTCTGACGGATCTAACCACCAGACAGGAATTGTCAGACGCACAGACCATCAGCCGTAAACTGGCGAAACAACCAAATGGTGATCTGCTTACGACCTCAACAAAGTCCCATTTCTATTCGGATGGACTGATTGCGAAAGATATTGAGAAAACAATTGCGACCAGCAAGGCGCCCAATTCGCCGTCCAAACCAGAGCTGACGAAAGCCGTAGTTCTGCCCTCTCGCAGCTTTTGGCTGATGATATTCCTGGTATTCATCCAGGTGCTCTACGTAACCATGGTCTACGGACCGATTGCGGCTTTTCTGGTCGAATTGTTTCCAACCCGGATTCGCTATACATCGATGTCGTTGCCTTACCACATCGGCAATGGCATTTTTGGCGGACTTACCCCTTTTATTGCAACGGCCCTTGTGGCAACGGCAACGAAAGCGAACGAAGTGGCACCAGGATCGGTCGATAAGCCCTATCTGGAAGGGCTCTGGTATCCAATTCTGGTGGCAGGCGTTTGTTTTGTGATTGGGCTATTATACCTGAATAATAAACGGTACACGACTGCGGACGATTGA